The following proteins are co-located in the Deltaproteobacteria bacterium genome:
- a CDS encoding AzlD domain-containing protein, producing MAFSRLELIFILGASALLLRALPQLFLVGKSFPETWDRLLRYLSYALLCGLISITLFMSGARFESDRALYRGVALAVTIAIAYKTKSAVTGMLVGMVLVLLLSWLG from the coding sequence ATGGCTTTCTCGCGCCTAGAGCTGATCTTTATTCTCGGCGCCTCGGCACTGCTACTCCGGGCACTGCCGCAGTTGTTTCTCGTTGGCAAGAGTTTCCCCGAAACTTGGGATCGGCTGCTGCGTTATCTTTCTTACGCGCTGCTCTGCGGTTTGATTTCGATCACGCTGTTTATGTCCGGCGCGCGCTTCGAATCGGACAGAGCACTTTACCGCGGCGTCGCGTTGGCGGTGACAATCGCGATTGCCTACAAGACCAAAAGCGCGGTTACGGGGATGTTGGTGGGAATGGTGCTGGTATTGCTGTTGTCGTGGCTGGGATAA
- a CDS encoding ABC transporter substrate-binding protein: MLTAFRLLLIALATFLSSASVAQDKIVIAYPSRSIASIDLYIAQERGFFRQENLAADVVQVRGNIAVTALLSGETHAINNVGTLTRAMQRSDLPTKVVAQSLKKNMFWLVTKPDIKSLSEMKGKIFGITTFGGSQHSSANRHLLKAGLDPDKDVTVIIGGDVPAQLQSLLSGVIHLAALSPPTVILARDKFKLKLHANTLDDAANLQNGLAVSEKLLRERRDLVKRMLRARARGARYLFENERGAAEVLAKYLGVDMSVALESYHLAKPAFTTNSIPTDKEVEEFLRSEAELLKLPQPVSPAKIYDFSLQREVNQELGIK, translated from the coding sequence ATGCTCACTGCTTTTCGCTTATTGCTTATCGCCTTGGCAACGTTTCTCAGCAGCGCTTCGGTCGCGCAGGACAAGATTGTCATCGCCTATCCGAGCCGGAGCATCGCCTCCATCGATCTGTACATCGCCCAGGAGCGCGGCTTTTTTCGCCAGGAAAACCTCGCGGCCGATGTCGTCCAAGTGCGCGGCAATATCGCAGTCACGGCTCTGCTAAGCGGCGAAACCCACGCGATCAACAACGTCGGCACGTTGACCCGCGCCATGCAGCGCAGCGATCTGCCGACCAAAGTGGTCGCCCAGAGCCTCAAGAAAAATATGTTCTGGCTGGTGACCAAACCGGACATCAAGTCGCTCAGCGAAATGAAGGGCAAAATCTTCGGCATCACGACGTTCGGCGGCTCACAACACTCCTCTGCCAACCGCCATTTGCTAAAAGCCGGCCTCGATCCTGATAAAGACGTAACCGTCATCATCGGCGGCGACGTGCCGGCGCAGCTGCAAAGTTTATTGAGCGGCGTGATTCATTTAGCTGCGCTCTCACCGCCGACGGTTATTCTGGCGCGCGATAAGTTCAAGCTAAAATTACACGCCAATACGTTGGACGACGCGGCCAACCTGCAAAACGGCCTGGCGGTTTCGGAGAAACTGCTGCGCGAAAGGCGCGATCTGGTCAAGCGCATGCTGCGCGCCAGAGCGCGAGGCGCGCGCTACTTGTTTGAGAACGAGCGCGGCGCGGCCGAGGTTTTGGCCAAGTATTTGGGCGTCGACATGTCGGTGGCGCTCGAATCCTATCATTTGGCCAAACCCGCCTTCACCACCAACAGCATCCCGACTGACAAGGAAGTTGAAGAGTTCCTGCGCTCCGAGGCCGAGCTGCTGAAGCTGCCGCAGCCGGTGTCGCCGGCAAAGATTTATGATTTCAGTTTGCAGCGCGAAGTGAATCAGGAGTTAGGCATTAAGTAA
- a CDS encoding MFS transporter, producing MPSMMVATLGIALPEIRQTFSLSEVAAGSLFSVMMLIAALTSSIAGRLADRIGRKTVLITGLSLLAIGFAGAGLSEYHLLHFLCLGVTGIGYGFTPPSLYAIMSDLLPHRRGLGASLVSVAYGIGGAIGAMLASRITAAYGWRTAFVCVGIIAAADMLLQLIWIRDKHVKQTAAQTGSFRSALSFSILLLALAEFVGGSVFWASAAWTPTLLRTDKGLDLNQAGWIMGILSIANMFGSFCLGNLSDKFGRKRVVALSAFPAALAAFIVFYWLRTPLAIAIGIAIFGIIKASVPALVVALAQETAPPGNAGTASGIIMSLHYFAGVVAPLIAAQVIAGTGDIVLAMILTTTVPLMIYGFLIGAVREQGR from the coding sequence ATGCCGTCGATGATGGTGGCGACGCTGGGCATCGCGCTGCCGGAGATTCGCCAGACTTTTTCGCTCTCGGAAGTCGCCGCTGGCAGTTTGTTCTCGGTGATGATGCTGATTGCGGCGCTCACCAGCAGCATCGCCGGCCGCTTGGCGGACCGCATCGGCCGCAAAACCGTGCTGATCACGGGCTTGAGCTTATTGGCCATCGGCTTCGCCGGCGCCGGCCTTTCCGAATATCATCTGCTCCACTTTTTGTGTCTCGGCGTTACCGGCATCGGCTACGGCTTCACGCCGCCGTCGCTCTACGCCATCATGTCGGACTTGCTGCCGCATCGCCGCGGCCTGGGCGCGAGTCTTGTCTCGGTGGCCTACGGCATCGGCGGCGCCATCGGCGCGATGCTGGCGAGCCGCATCACCGCCGCCTACGGCTGGCGCACGGCTTTTGTGTGCGTCGGCATCATCGCCGCGGCGGACATGCTGCTGCAGCTCATTTGGATTCGCGACAAACATGTTAAACAAACCGCCGCGCAAACCGGCTCGTTTCGCAGCGCCCTATCGTTTTCCATTCTCCTGCTCGCGCTCGCTGAATTCGTCGGCGGCTCGGTATTCTGGGCCTCGGCGGCGTGGACACCGACGCTCTTGCGCACCGACAAGGGACTCGACCTCAACCAAGCCGGCTGGATCATGGGCATCCTGAGCATCGCCAACATGTTCGGCTCGTTTTGTTTAGGAAATCTATCCGATAAATTCGGCCGCAAGCGCGTCGTCGCACTGAGCGCGTTCCCCGCCGCGCTCGCGGCGTTCATCGTTTTCTATTGGCTGCGCACACCGCTGGCGATTGCCATCGGCATCGCCATCTTCGGCATCATCAAAGCTTCAGTGCCGGCCCTCGTCGTCGCCCTCGCCCAGGAAACCGCCCCACCCGGCAACGCCGGCACCGCCAGCGGCATCATCATGTCGCTGCACTATTTCGCCGGCGTCGTCGCCCCGCTCATAGCCGCGCAAGTCATCGCCGGCACCGGCGATATTGTTCTGGCGATGATCCTGACGACGACTGTGCCGCTGATGATTTATGGCTTTCTAATCGGCGCGGTTCGCGAGCAGGGGCGATAG